In Anthonomus grandis grandis chromosome 6, icAntGran1.3, whole genome shotgun sequence, one DNA window encodes the following:
- the LOC126737636 gene encoding serine/arginine-rich splicing factor 2 encodes MSFGRPPPRIEGMVSLKVDNLTYRTTPDDLRRVFERCGEVGDIYIPRDRFTRESRGFAFVRFYDKRDAEDALDAMDGRMLDGRELRVQMARYGRPTSPHRRFRGGRRRSRGRRDSRSRSRGRRSPSRSRSRSGSKSSRAASRSPVRGDRDASRSRSRS; translated from the exons ATGAGTTTCGGGAGGCCCCCGCCACGCATCGAAGGCATGGTGTCTTTGAAGGTAGATAATCTCACTTATCGCACCACCCCAGACGATTTGAGGAGGGTTTTTGAGCGTTGCGGCGAAGTTGGGGATATTTACATCCCCAGGGACCGATTTACCAGGGAAAGCAGAGGTTTTGCCTTCGTCAG GTTCTATGACAAGCGTGATGCTGAAGACGCGCTAGACGCTATGGATGGAAGGATGTTGGACGGCAGGGAATTGAGAGTTCAAATGGCTCGCTACGGAAGACCAACTTCTCCACATAGGAGGTTCAGAGGTGGCCGAAGgag GTCTAGAGGACGACGCGATAGCAGATCCAGATCAAGAGGACGAAGATCACCAAGCAGAAGCAGGTCCAGATCAGGCAGCAAGAGCTCAAGGGCTGCTTCAAGGTCTCCTGTCAGAGGAGATAGGGATGCTTCTAGATCCAGATCTAGATCTTAA
- the LOC126737582 gene encoding uncharacterized protein LOC126737582, whose protein sequence is MGSKDAEEFRDALRDISAHMVKLDCPFDRVRCAEWCRKLASLPDDNLESSKIKNEYAQFLRIQVRNKCLHGPYEHPPPENALCPLSECLGNLICKEVPFLPKMGPISPVLHHKSPDGRAYVSVKQVPGGGVLCYMAVSPDGLEL, encoded by the exons ATGGGTTCAAAAGATGCCGAAGAATTTAGGGATGCTTTACGGGATATCTCCGCGCATATGGTCAAGCTGGACTGTCCTTTTG ATAGAGTAAGATGTGCAGAATGGTGTCGAAAACTTGCATCCCTTCCAGACGACAACCTGGAGTCGTCAAAGATAAAAAACGAATATGCACAGTTTTTGCGAATCCAGGTGCGCAATAAATGTTTACACGGACCCTACGAGCATCCGCCTCCGGAGAATGCCTTGTGTCCTTTATCGGAATGCTTGGGAAACCTTATTTGCAAAGAG GTCCCGTTCTTACCTAAAATGGGTCCAATAAGTCCAGTTTTGCACCACAAGAGTCCCGACGGAAGAGCCTACGTATCAGTAAAGCAAGTTCCAGGAGGTGGAGTACTATGTTATATGGCAGTAAGCCCTGATGGACTTGAACTTTAG